From Balnearium lithotrophicum, one genomic window encodes:
- a CDS encoding integrase core domain-containing protein yields TEPKVDEMNRKLFRYLNFYNFVRPHQGLGYKTPVEKFEEYIKKHQGVHHVLNENIRLQ; encoded by the coding sequence GACTGAGCCGAAAGTTGATGAAATGAACAGGAAGTTATTTAGGTATCTGAACTTTTACAACTTCGTTAGGCCTCATCAAGGTCTTGGTTATAAGACTCCAGTAGAGAAGTTTGAGGAATATATTAAAAAACACCAGGGTGTCCACCATGTATTGAACGAGAACATAAGACTCCAGTAG
- a CDS encoding hydrogenase small subunit has product MNRSLFMGGIPGTMSRRGFLRACAIATAAMGLPMEMVPKVAEAASDPKRPSVVWLHFQECTGCSESLLRASHPDIATLILDLISLDYHETLSAAAGKQAEENLENAIEKGNYVLVVEGGIPLKDGGVYCKIGGKTAVDILRRAAEKAVAIIAIGTCGAYGGVQAAKPNPTGAVGVSDIIKDKPVINVPGCPPKPHNFLSTVLYFLTFKKLPPTDKFGRPLFAYGRKVHDHCERRPHFDEGRYAEQFGDLGHRMGFCLYKVGCKGPETYSNCPVIRFNDVEVWPVSVGNGCYGCTEPNFWDTMTPFHKRLPNIKVPGGKGIQASATEVGKAALGVTAAALAIHAGVGIAKRLATGSKSEE; this is encoded by the coding sequence ATGAACAGAAGCCTCTTTATGGGGGGAATACCGGGGACGATGTCCCGTAGAGGTTTCTTAAGGGCCTGCGCCATTGCTACTGCTGCAATGGGACTTCCTATGGAAATGGTTCCAAAGGTTGCCGAGGCCGCATCTGACCCTAAGAGACCAAGCGTAGTTTGGCTTCATTTTCAGGAGTGTACAGGTTGTTCAGAGTCTTTACTAAGGGCATCACATCCAGACATTGCTACCCTTATTCTTGACTTAATTTCACTTGACTATCACGAGACTCTCTCTGCAGCTGCAGGTAAACAGGCTGAGGAAAACTTGGAAAATGCCATAGAAAAGGGAAACTACGTACTTGTTGTTGAAGGTGGAATCCCTCTCAAGGATGGAGGAGTTTACTGTAAGATTGGTGGAAAAACGGCAGTTGATATCCTAAGGAGGGCTGCAGAGAAAGCTGTTGCAATCATTGCAATAGGAACGTGTGGTGCTTACGGTGGAGTTCAAGCTGCAAAACCCAACCCAACAGGAGCTGTAGGCGTTTCAGATATCATTAAGGATAAACCGGTAATAAACGTTCCCGGCTGTCCTCCAAAACCTCACAACTTCCTGTCAACAGTTCTCTACTTCTTAACCTTCAAGAAACTTCCACCAACCGACAAGTTCGGAAGGCCTCTGTTTGCTTACGGAAGGAAGGTTCACGACCACTGTGAAAGGAGACCTCACTTTGACGAAGGAAGGTATGCAGAGCAGTTCGGGGACCTTGGACATAGGATGGGATTTTGCCTCTACAAGGTTGGATGTAAAGGGCCTGAAACCTACTCCAACTGTCCAGTAATCAGGTTTAATGATGTTGAGGTATGGCCCGTTTCTGTAGGTAACGGCTGTTACGGATGTACGGAGCCAAACTTCTGGGACACAATGACTCCGTTCCACAAGAGACTTCCAAACATTAAGGTTCCGGGTGGTAAGGGAATTCAAGCAAGTGCTACTGAAGTTGGAAAGGCTGCCCTTGGTGTTACCGCAGCAGCTTTGGCAATTCACGCCGGTGTAGGCATAGCTAAGAGATTGGCAACTGGCTCAAAATCTGAAGAATAA